TACTTAGTTAGTCTTTCTTCCGTATCATCAGCTACAAAGTCGCTGGAATTCTATCCAGTGAATAATGCTGTTACGCAAATGACAGCTACCTTTTTTGGGAAAGTAACGACGCGCTTTGAGGATGAGTTAGGCAATCCAGTTACTTTTGATAATTATAGTACTGTAACAACACCAGGGAAAGTCAATCAAGATGGTAAATTTGAAATAGCGGAACCTTTTTTACACAATTCCGTCCAAAACGTGGATAAACACGCCTATGATACCCTTTTGGATACTAATAAATATAAATTATTAGAGGTAACTTCTCCTAATAAACTATCTGAAACAGCGGATAATTTAAGTATTCAAATAAAGCGTGGTTATCAGAATGATGTTTTATACAAAATAAAAGCTCTCCAAAAACCGGTCATTAGCGCACTTCCTGAAATCGAATATAGTAAAACAGTGAATAGGACCATGGAAGAGTTTTTGGAAGATGTGGAAGCAAAAACAGATATTCCAGCTGATATAGACTGCGATTTAACGAATGTGAAATGGGGCGTGCCAGGAGACTACCCTGTTCTTATAACCGCGGTGAATGAGGATAATCAAGCAGCGGATCCTGTTCCTGTAACGATTAAGATTTCCAAAAATCCCGCACCAGTCATAACGGTAGACCCAGAAATAACCTACGATAAAACAGTGACAAAAGAGGAGAGCACATTACTAAATGAAGTAAATGCGCGAACAAATGACGGTTCGACGATAACTTCTAACATTAACGACAAAGTAAAATGGGGCGTGCCAGGCGATTACGAGGTTACTTTGAACGCGGTAAATGAAGACGGCGTGGCAGCGGAAGCGAAAACATTTATCGTCCGCATTTTAAAAAGCCCAGCACCAATAATCACGGTAGATCCTGAAATAACCTATCCGAAAACAATAACTAAAACGGAAGCTGAACTCCTTCAAGAAGTAAATGCGCAAACAAATGATGGTTCACCGCTTGTTTCTGATATGAATGACAAAGTAAAATGGGGCGTGCCAGGCGATTACGAGGTTACTTTGAACGCGGTAAATGAAGACGGCGTGGCAGCGGAAGCGAAAACATTTATCGTCCGCATTTTAAAAAGCCCAGCACCAATAATCACGGTAGATCCTGAAATAACCTATCCGAAAACAATAACTAAAACGGAAGCTGAACTCCTTCAAGAAGTAAATGCGCAAACAAATGATGGTTCACCGCTTGTTTCTGATATGAATGACAAAGTAAAATGGGGCGTGCCAGGCGATTATGAAGTTACGTTAAACGCGATAAATGAAGACGGCGTAGCAGCGGAAGCGAAAACATTTATCGTCCGCATTTTAAAAAGTCCAGCACCAATAATCACGGTAGATCCTGAAATAACCTATGATTCCACGATAATAAAAAATGAAACAGAGCTATTAAAAGAAGTCCGCGCAAAGACTAATGATAACTCAGCTATTACTTCCGATGCTCCAGATAAAGTGAAATGGCAAACGCCGGGGAACTATACTGTGACACTAAATGCGATAAATGAAGATGGCATTCCAGCTGATCCAGTAACGTTTATTGTACATATTGTAGAAGCCCAAAAAGCACCAATTGTTATAGAAGAAAATCCAGCTGGGACACCTACTAAGCCTACTAAGCAAAAAACCAAAGAGAATACTGTTAGCAAGAAAAAAACGCAACTTCCGAGAACAGGGGATACACAATCGAAAGCTATCTTAGGTGGGGTTCTTTGTTTGGGAGCATGGTTCTTATGTAGAAAGAAATAGCAAGGACAAAAAAACTTAAGTGAATTTACTTAAGTTTTTTTGGGAGTTATTTATTAAACTTCATCATATGCTTCTAAAGCAACAGGTAGGGCCTTATAACAGTATTTCCTACAGCTGGTAGACCAACGAGAATGGCGCTAATAATCTCTTCACGCGTCGCACCGTTTGTCTTTGCCATTTTCACATGGAAAGGGAGTCCGCTGTCTAGGCGAGTGGCGGCCATGACAGCAATGTATGCTAGTTCTTCTGTTTTTTTATCAAGTTTACTTGCGGCATCTAGTTTATGTACGGTTTCCATCCAGGCAGAGTGTACTTCGGGAGCTTCTTTCGCGAACGCTTCAAATGATTTGCTTACTTTCACTAAAATCCATCTCCTATTAAAATTTTATTAAGCTTTGCACATTTAATCTAGCATAGAATATGTGAAACTTGCAACAAATAGAATAGACAAGCAAAGACTTTCTTGCAAAGTGATTCTGCAATAGGTAAACTTAGTATAAAAAAATAGTAGAAAGGAAATTTTATGGATGCTCATATAGAAAAAATACAAGATGTTATTGAATTAGTTAAGACGAGAAAATATAACGAAGCAGAAAAATTACTTTTTCATTTATACGAAACTTTTCAAACCGAGTCTCCCAAAAACATACCTGAAGTATATTTTAAACGTGATAGAATCGGCTATACCCGATGGGAAAATGCTGATTTAAATGAACTAGGAAAAATAATACAAAAAATTCTTATTTATCTTGATAAACAGGGGTTTGTTAAATCTGATATAGTGATTGCATATATGGAAGGTGCAGAAAAAATAAGTGACTTAGAAGGAATGAAAAATACAGATACTTTAAAAATATTGAGCGTATTATATGGTATTATGTATGCTTACTCAGCTTGATAATTTAAAAAAACCGCCCAAACACTGGGCGGTTTTCGTATTATCTATTTTCTGCTTTATTATAAGCGCCATGCCAAACAGGACCGATGAATTCGTTTAGTGCAAATCCACCTTTGATAGCTGCTGTGACAAAGTCTTTTGCTTTTGCGACTGCTTCTTCGACCGTTAAACCTTTTGCAAGTCCAGCTGTGATTGCTGCTGCGAAAGTACAACCAGCACCGTGATTGTGGCTTGGAGAGATTTTTTCTACTTCATAGATAGTAAATTCTTCGCCATCATAAAGTAGGTCGATTGCTTTGTCGCTTTCTAGGGCTTTTCCGCCTTTGATAACTACGTATTTAGCACCTAATTCGATGATTTTTTTCGCTGCTTTTTTCATATCATCTAATGTAGTTAATTTGCCAAGACCAGATAATTGACCTGCTTCGAATAGGTTTGGTGTTGTGATTGTTGCTTTTGGAAGCAGTAGGTCGCGGATAGCTTCAGCGTTTTCTGGTTGGATTAATTCGTCTTCGCCTTTACAAACCATAACTGGGTCGATTACGACATTTTTTAAATCATATTTGTCGATGGCTTCACGTGTAGCTTTAATGATATCAATCGAACCTAGCATTCCAGTTTTCATTGCGTCAACAGGGCCGCCAGAAAGGATTGTTTTCAGTTGTTCGCGAACAAGTTGCGCATCAATTGGAGTAACGCCATGTGCCCAGTTGTTGTCTGGATCCATTGTTACGATGGTTGTGATTGCGCTAAAACCGTATGTGCCATATTCTTCAAACGTTTTTAAGTCTGCTTGTAAACCAGCACCACCACTTGAATCAGAACCTGCAATAGTTAATGTTTTTTTGATTGTCATTCGTGTTTCCTCCTATAAATAAACTTTAGTCATTTGTTTCTAACATTTTATAGATGGCTGCTGCAACGCCGTGCTCATCATTCGAAAGAGTTACGTGTTCTGCAAGGTCTTTGACTTCTTCTTCGCCGTTACCCATAGCTACACTGTAACCAGCCATTTTTAACATCGAAATATCATTCATATTATCTCCAATTGCAAAAGTTTCATCAAGTGTTACGCCTAATTTTTCTACGTAATATTGTAAAGAAATACCTTTTTGTGCTTCGCGGTGAGTGATTTCAATATTATCAGAGAAAGAAGATGTAACGGATAGTTCGGAATCTTTTTCTAGTTTTTGTTTGGCTTTTGCAAGAATGTCTTTATCAGAAGAGAAGGAAATGAATTTTAGAATGGTTAAATCTTTATTGCCTAAAATACGCTCTACATCTGGAATTTCGTGAACGTCCTTGGATTCAAAACGTTCTTCTACTTTATCCATAATGGTTTCTGCGGAAACGTCTGGGTGGATGCGTTTGTGCATTTCAATCATAAATTCTTTGCCACGAGCTTTGTCTGTTGTGATTGGGCCCATGTCAGTGAAAAATTCGGTATACATACCTAATTCAGTTAGCGTGTTGTAAGTGTTTCTTGCTAGGTTTCTATCGATCGGATGTTGCAAAATGATTTTGCCGTGTTCGTCACGAATTTCTGCACCATTCATACAAATAGCTGGTGCATATAAATTAGCTTTATTAATTAACCCCATTGCATCGTCATACATACGTCCGGTGCAAAGAACGAAATGAATTCCTTTGGCGCGGGCTTTTTCGATTGCCTCGACGTTTTCTTGTGCAATCTCGATATCAGAGTTAAGTAGTGTGCCATCCATGTCTGAAGCAATAACTTTAATCATAATATTAAATTCCTCCCCAATTTTACCTACTTCACTAGAATATCATTTTTTTAAGAAAAATGCACAAAAGGTAGCTGCGCGTAGTTTTTTAGGTGGAGCGATTACTTTACTATATTTCTGTGATTCATTTGGTTATAATGAATAAGAATAAAACGTGGATAGGATGTGTCAGGATGAAAACAGAACTAGAAAAGATGATTGCAGGAGAAATGTATGATCCTAGCGACAGAGAGCTTGCACACGGAAGAAATCGTGCACGTAAGTTCTGCAGAGAGATTAACGATACAATGGATTCAGAGTCCCGTGCAAGCGTGCTGAAGCGCCTATTCGGCGGAACAAAAGAGAATGTATATGTGGAACCTGATTTTCGTGTTGATTACGGTTCTAATATTTATGTAGGCGAAAATTTTTATGCTAATTTTGATTGTGTTATTTTAGATGTTTGCGAAGTACATATTGGCGACAACTGTATGATGGCGCCGGGTGTTCATATTTATACGGCAACGCATCCGCTTGATCCGGTGGAACGTAATAGCGGGCTAGAGCTTGGTAAACCAGTTGAAATTGGCGATAATGTTTGGATTGGTGGTCGGGCAATTATTAATCCGGGCGTGAAACTTGGAAATAATGTCGTAGTTGCTTCAGGCGCAGTTGTAACGAAAAACTTCCCCGATAATGTCGTCGTTGCCGGCAACCCAGCACGCGTTATTAAAACAATTGAGGTTGAGGAAAAATGATTATTGCAGATTCAAAGATTTTTGAACAAATGGAAAACGAATTAGCGAAAGCAAAAGCAGCAACCACAAAAGCGAGCCAGGATAAACATTTGCATGGTTTGATGCTGCTTGTTCAGCTTGCAAAAACAGGCGATGAGACAACTGCAGCTGTAGAACCGATTGCTATTCAGCCAGCAGAACCAGCGCAAATTGCAAGTATGGATGGCAAAAAAATAGAGTTAGAAGACGGCGCGAATGGAGACTCGTTGCTTGATTTTTAGGGGGTAACTATGAAAAAAACAATTATTACTGGAGCCATTTTTGCAGGGCTGGCAGTTTTACTAGGGGCTTTTGGGGCACATGCTTTAAAAGACGTACTTGGAAGTTATGCGAGTACTTGGGAAACCGGTGTTCAGTACCAAATGTTTCACGCAGGAGGCATTTTAGTTGTAGGGCTATTGATGGAAAAACAAGCTAGTCGGCTTTACACATGGGCAGCCATTTTATTTGCAACTGGAATTGTCTTTTTCTCCGGTAGTTTGTATGTGTTAAGTATTTCTAAAGTATCCATTTTAGGTGCGATTACGCCTATCGGTGGTGTTTGCTTTGTCGTTGGTTGGTTCTTGCTAATTTTAGGAGTATCAAGAAGAACGATGAGTAGATATTAAATCAAAATAATCGTCTTTTCGCGTTCATTTCAGTGAAAAGACGATTGTTTTTTCTTATTGGCGAATAAGTGCTAAAATAAAGGAATCATAATTTATAAGGAGACAGCAATTACATGACTTATGCACTTGAAATAAAAGGGTTAAGAAAAATTTATTCCACTGGGGTCGAAGCGTTGCGCGGTGTGGATTTAACGGTAGAAGAAGGAGATTTTTATGCACTGCTTGGTCCTAATGGTGCCGGGAAATCAACGACGATTGGTATTATTACTTCACTAGTCAATAAAACATCTGGTCAAGTAAGCGTATTTGGCTATGATCTCGATACAGATATTGTCCGAGCTAAACAGCAAATCGGACTAGTTCCGCAAGAGTTTAACTTTAATCCGTTCGAAACGGTTCAGCAAATCGTTGTTAACCAAGCTGGCTATTACGGTGTTTCTCGTAAGGAAGCCATCAAACGTAGCGAAAAATATTTAAAACAATCGAATTTGTGGGAGAAGCGGAATGAACGTGCGCGGATGCTCTCGGGCGGGATGAAACGCCGCTTGATGATTGCGCGTGCTCTCATGCATGAACCGAAGCTACTTATTTTGGATGAACCGACTGCGGGTGTCGACATTGAACTTAGACGTGAGATGTGGACGTTTTTAAGAGAGTTGAACGAAAGTGGTACGACGATTATTTTGACAACGCATTATTTAGAAGAAGCAGAGATGCTCTGTCGTAATATCGGTATTATTCAATCTGGGGAGTTAATTGAGAATACCAGCATGAAATCACTACTTTCTAAATTGCAATTTGAAACGTTTATTTTTGATTTAGAACCGTATGAAGAAGCTTTCGAAATTACGGGCTATAATCATGTGTTTGAAGATAAGCAAACTTTGTCTGTGGAAGTGGAACGTAATCAGGGAGTTAACCATATCTTTGAGCAATTAAGCGAACACGGTATTAAAGTGCTTTCGATGCGTAATAAATCTAATCGTCTCGAAGAACTGTTTTTGAAAATTACAGAAGAAAAACATCAAGTGGGGGAGAAACATGTTTAATCTATATTATACAGCTTTAAAAAGTCTAGCGGCGAAAGAAACGAATCGCTATATGCGAATTTGGGTACAAACACTCGTGCCGCCAGTTATCACGACTTCGCTTTACTTTATTATTTTCGGGAAAATGATTGGTAGCCGCATTGGGGAAATGAATGGCTTTTCTTATATGGAGTACATTGTGCCGGGGCTGATTATGATGTCCGTCATTACTAGTTCTTACGCCAATGTATCGTCTTCCTTTTTCTCGCAAAAGTTTCAGAAAAACATTGAAGAAATTCTTGTTGCGCCGGTGCCAACGCATATTATTATTTGGGGCTTTTTGATTGGTGGGATTGGTAGAAGTGTTTTAGTTGGAGCACTTGTCACGCTTATTTCGATGGTGTTTGTGCCAATTCACATTCATTCGTGGACGATTGGTATTATTACCTTCTTAATGACGGCGATTTTATTTTCACTCGCGGGACTTATTAACGGGATTTTCGCTAGATCATTTGACGATGTATCCATTGTCCCAACTTTTGTCTTGCAACCGTTAACGTATCTAGGTGGCGTATTTTACGCGATTTCGATGTTACCGCCAATCTGGCAAGCGATTTCTAAAGTGAACCCGATTGTCTATATGATTTCCGGATTCCGCTACGGTTTCCTAGGTGTTACAGATGTACCAGTAGCAATTTCTCTATCCATTCTTGTTGTATTTAGTGCCGTTCTTTACTCGATTTGTTGGTATTTAATTAGTAAAGGGCGAGGACTTCGAAGTTAATAGCGATTTTTTCAAAAAGAGAGCGGATTTCCGTTCTCTTTTTTTCATGTTTACTACAATTCTTTTTCAATTTGATGTTAAACGTTTTAGCGTAAAACTGGAGGGAAGACATAAAGTAATGGGGGAATGAAAATGGGAAATAAAAAAGTGAAGCGAAAACTTGGCGCTAATATTTGGTGGATACTTATATTGGCCATTTTGATTATTTTCGTAGCCTACTTAGTCATGGGTTACGTCGCAAAAATATAGGAGGTTTTATAATGAATAAAGAAAATCCATTAAACAAATACCATACAGGAAAATTTGAAAAGCAACGGCAGGATTATCCTGGCTTGCAAAGTAAAATGACGCCTGTTCCAGATACAGGTGAGTCAAGCTATCAAGGCGCGAATAAATTAACCGGAAAAAAAGCTTTTGTTACAGGCGGTGATTCTGGGATTGGTCGAGCTGCCGTGATTGCATATGCTAGAGAAGGCGCCGATGTGGCGATTAATTATCATCCAGATGAAGAGGTCGATGCGCAAGAAGTGAAAAAAATTGTGGAAGAAGCTGGGCGAAAATGTATACTGCTTCCAGGCGATCTGCGAAAAGAAGGTTTTGCAAAAGAAGTCGTCAAAAAAGCATATAACGAATTAGGTGGATTAGATATACTTGTACTCAATGCGGGATTACAACAATACCAATTCGATATCCAAAAACTCCCAGCCGAACAATTACGCGATACATTTGAAGTGAATGTATTCTCTGTTGTTTTTGCGATTCAAGAGGCACTCAATTACTTAAAAGCAGGCGCGAGCATCATTTTAACGTCGTCTATTCAAGGTGTTAAACCAAGCGCGCACTTAGTTGATTATGCAATGACAAAAAGCAGTTTGATTTCATTAACGAAAAGTTTAGCTGCGCAACTAGGAGAAAAAGGAATTCGAATTAATGCGGTTGCACCAGGACCCATTTGGACAGCGCTTCAAATCTCTGGTGGACAGCCACAAGAAAGCATTCCGGAATTCGGTCAGAACCAACCACTTGGACGAGCAGGGCAACCGGCAGAACTCGCAAGTGCTTATGTTTTACTAGCATCTGATGAAGCAAGTTACACAACTGGTCAAGTATACGGAATCACCGGCGGAGCACCAATTAACTAAAAAGCGAGGTGGAAAGATATGCCTTGGAACGAAAAAGATTATCCGGATTCGTGGAAAAATCTAAGAAAGACCGAACGCGAGAAGGCAATTGAAATCGGCAACGCGTTACTAAAAGAAGGCTACTCAGAAAGCCGCGCCATCCCGATTGCTACTTCAAAAGCAGAAGAATGGTATAAAAACCATAAAGAATAGAAAGCTGAAAAAGCGCACTTGGAAAGCGTATTATTTTCCGGGTGCGCTTTTTTTGTTGGAATCGTTTAATGAAATGGGGTGATTTCTGTTGCATTTTAGTTAAATTCGTCATCTAATTTTAATACTAAATCAGGGTTTGGATTATGTGAGACGGGTATTATATAACCATAAGCAATGACAATGCCATTACTTTTTCTCCCTTTTTTGTAGTGGGTTGTCTTTACTTACCTTAAACTCCCTTTTATACTTTTAGCGGTTGTTAGCAGCCACTAGGAGTATTTTTTTTGGAAATATATTTGCTATGTTGAGGGGCAGAAAAGTGTAGTAGATAAAATCTTCTCAGAATTGAGTGGAATAAAGAACTAAGAGTACATTGAACACGAATAGAAAAACGGAATATTAATCTAAATACTATTTACCAAAAATACATGGAACACTTAAGCTTTAAGAATTGCTAACAAATTAATAAGAACTAGTAATAAAAACACCTCGGACAAGGGAAAGTTCGAGGTGTTTTTGCATTTACTAATATTTGTAAATGCCACTGGGAATTCAAGTAAACAAAACATATGGGTGTTTGGGAAATCACCACTTTAAAAATATATCATTGCTTGAATCTAATGGGCTGCAATGTAGTATAAATCACACACTAAATGAACCATAATGGAATCAATAATAAATACGTTTTATTCCAAATTGTACTAGACATAAAATGTATTTCTGTATTTCTTGCAGTGTATCATTTATAACACTAAATAATAACCAATCATAAATACCATGTTACTATGCTTTTGTGCATAATTTATTACGAAATAAGTAGGTTTTATTCTACAAGTAAAAGCAAAATAAACTAGAGAGCGAGGGGAAAAGATGAAGAAATGGTTATTTGTTTTTTTATGTGTTTGTTTTCTTAGCCAATGTTTAAGTAGTACTGTACTTGCGGAAGATCTAATCAAAAGATTGCCTATTTATACCAAAAAGGGATAGCAGAAGGAAAGATAGCGAGTAAACAATATCCTTATGATGCGTTTAAAGAAAATTATGAAACAAACCAGGTTACCTATTCAGCACTGAAAGATGAATTTAATACAAGTGATTCTTATGACGAATGGTTTTCTGAAAGTTATAATTATGGTGCTTTTCCTGATGGAGAGGGGCATGCGAATTCTGAGTTGAAAATAGAACAACGAAGTACTACTTCTAACGGAAACAGGTTGAAAGCAGCAATCCAAAAAGGAGACATACTAATAGTTGGCGGTGGAGCTGGGCATGCAGCAATTGCAACAACTGATAATTATATTTTAGAAATGTCTGGGAGTCAAAATTTCGCAAGTTGGTTCATAGGTGGGATTTCAAATAATAACCACCAATTCACTAAACAAAACTGGATTTTTGGTACATCCAATGAACAAGGTGCTTCTTCTGCCCCACACATTGCAAAATGGATTCAATTATGGCGAATGCCAAACCAAGCGATGGCTAAGCAGTGTGCAGACTATGCAGACGCCAAATTTTGAAGTAGTACACATAGTTATACTAAAAATCGCCATATTACTTATAGGCTTACTTCTGGAACACTCACAACGGATCCTAATTACTGCTCGAAAATGGTATTCCAATCCTTTTACTTTGGAAGTGGATCTGCAAATGTAATACAAGGATTTTCTGCGGCTTTAACAAGTATTCTTCCAAACGCTTTACCTAATCTTTTTACGAATAATTTTAAACCTTATAAAGTTGGAACCTATTAAATATCATAGGTAAATAATTGGAAAGAGTGATAAAAATGAACAAAAATATAGGAAGAACTGTAGAGTTTTGTTTAGGCCTATGTGGGGGGATATTTGGAGTTTTAGCGGCAACTACCATGTTGGGGTTTACGATACCAGATATAGGTGATATAGATTTTAGTTATTGGTTGTTATCCATTTTATTAACGAGCATATTTTCCATTTCTGGAGTAGTAGGTTCTTTGTTTGTTCGTAAGCACCATCTACTTGGAGGTGTTTTAATGCTCGGTGCTGCAATCGGTGGAGTACTGTCACAAAATATGTTTTTTATTATGTATTTAGCTTTTCCACTCCTCTTGATTGGTGGATTAGTAGCACTTATTCGAGGGGGAGATTTTTTAAAACTATTTAGTAAGTGGTGGTTTTATATCGTTTTAGCATTTTCTATCTTTGTTCCACTTTTACTTTTCCAGGGATATTACTGAGAAATGGAGGAAAGAAAAATATGAATAAAAGATATTATACTACCCTAGTTATTTTATCTTGTTTTAATATTCTCTGGTTGTTGTCATTTATTTTCGCTACAGGTAGGGGGATTGGCATTAAACTAGATGATAATCAATTACCGGGCTATATAATTATTGGTTTATGTTTGTGTCTACTTACTTACGCGTATTTCATAAATCGTATACAGCTTCGTAAAATAATAATTGCTATTTTAGCCTTATTAGACACTTTGTTTATGTTTCTAGCATGGGGAAACCAAAACATAATTAATTTTAATGAGGGCATGTTTGTATTTATTATTCCTATTTATTTTTTGATATTTATATGTATTTTTTGCATAATTGATTTTTATTTAAGTTTAAAGAGGTGATTTAAGTTTGAGTAATTTTAACATACTGGGAACATGCGATGTTACAGAGGTTAGAGGTACACAGTTGAGGAAATAAATGGGTTTATTATAGCAAGTGAATACTTAAAATATTTTGAAATAAAACAGTGCTTTTGTTAGTGAGCCTTTTTTATACAAAAGAAGAAAAGACAAACAACTTAGTAAAGGATCGTAATAAAAACACCTCGAACAAGGGAAAGTTCGAGGTGTTCGGCATTTACTGATATTTATAAATGCCACTGGGGATTTTCTAAGTGAACAAAGATATGGATGTTTGGGAAAGCATCCACTTTCAGAATTTACCACAAATAGAGGCGTTTTAATTGTAATGTAGTATAAATCATGCAATCAAAGCCTTCCTTATAAAAACGGCGTTCATTTTTACATACTACTGATTACTTTCAAAGATTCCATTGTATCTATTTTTTTAATTAATTTTTAGGAATTACGAGAAGCTTTACCATGAAAAAGCGTTTTTTCGCGGGTTTTTAAGAAATGAATTTTCTACTATTAATGAGTTTTAAGACCTGCGTCATTAGTCCTGATTTTGTTTGTGAGTTGAAATGTGTCTATTTTATGAATCTTTCAATTTTAACCTTGTGTAATATGCAAGTGGCGTATATCCTTAAAGCTATAACAAAATTTAATTACAACAGGAGGAAATATGGGATTTTTAGAAGCTTATAAATCATTTTGGAAAAATTATATCAATTTTAATGGTCGCTCATCGCGTTCAGCATATTGGTATGCAATGTTAGGAAACGGTATTATTTTAGTAGCACTTTATATTTGTTTGGCTGTTTCAGGTTTTTCTTTATTTATGACTGGTGGTACAGGAGCAACAAGAGTATCTGGTGGACTAGCGATTGTATTTATAATTGCTTTGTGGGCCTATCTTTTAGCAATACTTATTCCAGCCATTAGTATTACTGTTAGACGTTTTCATGATTCAGGGAAAAGCGGTTTTATGGCGCTTTTATATTTTGTACCCGGAGTTGGAAGCCTTCTTATTTTAATATTTATGTGTTTTGCTAGTGATGCCGCGAATCAATACGGCGAGTCTTCGGACGATATTTAATAAAAAATACGAGCTATGGTGGTAATCCGTAGCTTGTTTTTATGTGATAATCTATCTTAGAATTTTACTTACGCAGGAGGAAATATGGGGTTTTTAGAAGCTTATACGTCATTTTGGAAAAATTATGTGAATTTTAGTGGTCGTGCACCAGGTTCTGCATATTGGTATGTAGTGGTTTGGAACATGATGATTATTGTACCTCTTCGTGTTATGGCAGCTATTTTTAGCGCTTCATCAATGATAGATGGGGTTGGCTATGCTGGAATCGTAGTTTCGTTCTTTCTTATTGGTCTACGGTGGTTGTATTGGTTGGGCACTATAGTCCCACTAACTAGCCTTATTGTAAGACGATTACACGACACTGGGAGAAGTGGTTATCTTGCTTTCCTTGCTTTAATTCCAGTCGTTGGATCCATTATTATTATAATATTTATGTGTTTTGAAAGTGATGGACCAAATAAATATGGAGATGTCTATCAAAAATCAGAGGTTTAAAAGAAAAACGAGCTAGGATTATCTCCTAGCTCGTTTTTTTAATGGATTCCTTCGCTTACAAGAAACCAATTTACTTGGTTGGTATTAATAAAATATGTTAAGTCGTATTTTGTTAACTCGATACATTTTTCGTTAAAAAGGTTTTTCAAATCTGCTTTAGATAATTCGTGGATGCTGATGTTGTTGATTTTTGCGTCGTCGTCAAGGCGAATAGATTCCCCGTTTACGGTATAAATTTCGATATACATCGTGCCACTCCTTCTAAATTACATTTGTTTATAATTTTCTTTGAATACACCAAGTTGGTTTAGTGTTACTACGAGTTGCTGACTGAACAGTGGGAGTGCTTGGATTTGGTCTAAGTCACTAGCATAAGCGAAATCAGCTACTTGTAACACGAG
The sequence above is drawn from the Listeria monocytogenes genome and encodes:
- a CDS encoding DUF5327 family protein is translated as MIIADSKIFEQMENELAKAKAATTKASQDKHLHGLMLLVQLAKTGDETTAAVEPIAIQPAEPAQIASMDGKKIELEDGANGDSLLDF
- a CDS encoding DUF423 domain-containing protein, whose product is MKKTIITGAIFAGLAVLLGAFGAHALKDVLGSYASTWETGVQYQMFHAGGILVVGLLMEKQASRLYTWAAILFATGIVFFSGSLYVLSISKVSILGAITPIGGVCFVVGWFLLILGVSRRTMSRY
- a CDS encoding LapB repeat-containing protein, with the protein product MKKILHIVIALSVICSIILVPVDWSAKADGNNKRDDLIKSVSFYNSNGQNVTAKENYNEKLNYFLEVAFGGNSFQKGDYFNITLSSDALLYTEKAYDLKVDIDPTAVTNEQVVGKVTVEKINGSPTLHFLFTEDSESFFINSFDASFKIQVMPAHGDKNVINLSYSGAAKNFKNIGTSSVEWNVNMADDWPPVGISDFSKISGDLYHAILVYEKPSSKVNYETEILVSYPLFEKRIPLGNVQNIKIEVWDEAKAIYRVGVAGVDYGTITYDVGTPFVGGPIFQMNCTIPFKGISTKTRVSFDIDTNVDGKPGTTDPYLVSLSSVSSATKSLEFYPVNNAVTQMTATFFGKVTTRFEDELGNPVTFDNYSTVTTPGKVNQDGKFEIAEPFLHNSVQNVDKHAYDTLLDTNKYKLLEVTSPNKLSETADNLSIQIKRGYQNDVLYKIKALQKPVISALPEIEYSKTVNRTMEEFLEDVEAKTDIPADIDCDLTNVKWGVPGDYPVLITAVNEDNQAADPVPVTIKISKNPAPVITVDPEITYDKTVTKEESTLLNEVNARTNDGSTITSNINDKVKWGVPGDYEVTLNAVNEDGVAAEAKTFIVRILKSPAPIITVDPEITYPKTITKTEAELLQEVNAQTNDGSPLVSDMNDKVKWGVPGDYEVTLNAVNEDGVAAEAKTFIVRILKSPAPIITVDPEITYPKTITKTEAELLQEVNAQTNDGSPLVSDMNDKVKWGVPGDYEVTLNAINEDGVAAEAKTFIVRILKSPAPIITVDPEITYDSTIIKNETELLKEVRAKTNDNSAITSDAPDKVKWQTPGNYTVTLNAINEDGIPADPVTFIVHIVEAQKAPIVIEENPAGTPTKPTKQKTKENTVSKKKTQLPRTGDTQSKAILGGVLCLGAWFLCRKK
- a CDS encoding maltose acetyltransferase domain-containing protein; amino-acid sequence: MKTELEKMIAGEMYDPSDRELAHGRNRARKFCREINDTMDSESRASVLKRLFGGTKENVYVEPDFRVDYGSNIYVGENFYANFDCVILDVCEVHIGDNCMMAPGVHIYTATHPLDPVERNSGLELGKPVEIGDNVWIGGRAIINPGVKLGNNVVVASGAVVTKNFPDNVVVAGNPARVIKTIEVEEK
- a CDS encoding Cof-type HAD-IIB family hydrolase, whose amino-acid sequence is MIKVIASDMDGTLLNSDIEIAQENVEAIEKARAKGIHFVLCTGRMYDDAMGLINKANLYAPAICMNGAEIRDEHGKIILQHPIDRNLARNTYNTLTELGMYTEFFTDMGPITTDKARGKEFMIEMHKRIHPDVSAETIMDKVEERFESKDVHEIPDVERILGNKDLTILKFISFSSDKDILAKAKQKLEKDSELSVTSSFSDNIEITHREAQKGISLQYYVEKLGVTLDETFAIGDNMNDISMLKMAGYSVAMGNGEEEVKDLAEHVTLSNDEHGVAAAIYKMLETND
- the pdxK gene encoding pyridoxine/pyridoxal/pyridoxamine kinase; this translates as MTIKKTLTIAGSDSSGGAGLQADLKTFEEYGTYGFSAITTIVTMDPDNNWAHGVTPIDAQLVREQLKTILSGGPVDAMKTGMLGSIDIIKATREAIDKYDLKNVVIDPVMVCKGEDELIQPENAEAIRDLLLPKATITTPNLFEAGQLSGLGKLTTLDDMKKAAKKIIELGAKYVVIKGGKALESDKAIDLLYDGEEFTIYEVEKISPSHNHGAGCTFAAAITAGLAKGLTVEEAVAKAKDFVTAAIKGGFALNEFIGPVWHGAYNKAENR